One Pristiophorus japonicus isolate sPriJap1 chromosome 19, sPriJap1.hap1, whole genome shotgun sequence genomic window carries:
- the atf4a gene encoding cyclic AMP-dependent transcription factor ATF-4: MMSVWPDSSLSSLMEDFVYLLDSPFLTAEGDPCLLHADLEAGPVKSCLTPLHFGGNEESDVSSQCPYIDPLLDTDNNVEDAFTGLDWMVEKVDLFDTLIVDENGSPSSEELLAVLDSSCDLLEELPFDPLPAKPQISDLASSLDLEPFPNSPLGSDQLAPSTPTVAPELLILSPDDSFHLEVEKEIDVSSDEEKPDLALLQSLPLQDSCKELDEGPILDSDSGLGMSPPRSPVRFPDTDSGLDTSPPRSPVESLDRSVSEGPPQAGGSSLSDFSPPRSKPYDRPSAESGGSSPKVKVSGMEPRGMEKKLKKMEQNKSAATRYRQKKRAEHGAVVAEYSLLEEKNKTLQEKADSLTKEIQYLKGLMEEVRKAKSKSAKSL, encoded by the exons ATGATGTCAGTTTGGCCAGATTCTTCGCTCTCTTCCCTGATGGAGGACTTCGTGTACCTCCTCGATTCGCCGTTTCTGACGGCTGAAGGGGACCCGTGTCTCCTGCACGCAGATCTGGAGGCCGGGCCGGTGAAGTCGTGCCTCACACcactccactttggtggcaatgaGGAAAGCGATGTGTCCTCCCAGTGCCCGTATATTGACCCGTTACTGGACACGGACAATAATGTGG AGGATGCATTCACCGGCTTGGACTGGATGGTGGAGAAGGTGGATCTCTTTGATACCCTGATTGTGGAtgaaaatggctctccctcctcagAGGAGCTGCTGGCTGTCTTGGACAGTTCCTGTGACCTTCTGGAAGAATTGCCTTTTGATCCCTTGCCAGCCAAACCACAGATATCAGACCTTGCCTCTAGTCTTGACCTTGAGCCATTCCCAAATTCACCCCTAGGGTCAGATCAGCTGGCTCCTAGCACACCCACAGTTGCCCCAGAACTTTTAATCTTGTCCCCTGACGACTCATTCCACTTAGAAGTAGAGAAGGAAATTGATGTTTCCAGTGATGAGGAAAAGCCAGATTTGGCATTGCTTCAGTCATTGCCTCTGCAGGATTCCTGCAAAGAACTGGACGAAGGGCCAATATTGGATTCTGACAGTGGACTGGGTATGAGTCCTCCCCGCTCTCCTGTTAGATTTCCAGATACTGATAGTGGACTTGACACCAGTCCCCCTCGGTCTCCTGTTGAGTCTTTAGATAGAAGTGTGTCAGAAGGGCCACCTCAAGCTGGTGGGTCCTCACTCAGTGACTTCAGCCCACCCAGGTCGAAACCATACGATCGTCCTAGTGCAGAGAGTGGAGGCAGTTCACCAAAAGTAAAAGTCAGTGGTATGGAGccaagaggtatggagaaaaagtTGAAGAAGATGGAACAGAATAAAAGTGCAGCGACACGGTATAGACAGAAGAAGAGAGCGGAGCATGGTGCTGTAGTTGCAGAATATAGCTTGCTAGAAGAAAAAAATAAGACCTTGCAAGAAAAAGCAGACTCATTAACGAAAGAAATCCAGTATTTAAAGGGCTTGATGGAAGAAGTCAGGAAAGCTAAAAGTAAAAGCGCAAAAAGTTTGTAA